A genomic window from Salmo salar chromosome ssa23, Ssal_v3.1, whole genome shotgun sequence includes:
- the LOC106584069 gene encoding NAD-dependent protein deacylase sirtuin-5, mitochondrial isoform X2, which yields MIVRQFSSRGVTSHLCARFKETQTRQVMARPSSDLAAFREVFSKAKHVAILTGAGVSAESGVPTFRGEGGFWRKWQAQDLATPGAFSQNPSRVWEFYHYRREVMLTKSPNSAHVAIAECEARLQKQGRRVTVITQNIDELHRRAGSTNILEIHGSLFKTRCMSCGHVGVNHKSPICAALEGKGAPDPNTSDAQIPPQDLPRCEQGGCSGLLRPNVVWFGETLDSDILTRVEEELDLCDLCLVVGTSSIVYPAAMFAPQVAARGIPVAEFNMEETPATMRFRFHFQGPCGTTLPPALARHNNEP from the exons ATGATTGTACGTCAGTTCAGCAGCAGAGGCGTCACCTCTCATCTGTGTGCCCGATTTAAAGAGACCCAGACAAGACAGGTCATGGCCAGACCCAGCTCAG ACCTAGCAGCGTTCCGAGAGGTGTTCTCGAAAGCCAAACACGTGGCCATCTTGACGGGAGCAGGGGTTAGTGCTGAGAGTGGGGTTCCAACCTTCAGAGGAGAAGGAGGCTTCTGGAGGAAATGGCAAGCCCAG GACCTGGCCACCCCTGGTGCGTTCAGTCAGAACCCGTCCAGGGTATGGGAGTTCTACCACTACCGCAGGGAGGTGATGCTGACGAAGAGCCCCAACTCGGCTCATGTGGCCATAGCAGAGTGTGAGGCCAGGCTGCAGAAACAGGGGCGCCGCGTCACCGTCATCACACAGAACATCGATGAGCTACATCGCCGAGCCGGATCCACCAACATCTTGGAGATACACG GCAGTTTGTTTAAAACCCGCTGTATGAGCTGTGGTCATGTTGGGGTTAACCACAAGAGCCCCATCTGTGCTGCCCTGGAGGGCAAAGG tgctccAGACCCCAACACCAGTGATGCTCAGATCCCTCCTCAAGACTTACCCAG GTGTGAGCAGGGTGGCTGTAGTGGTCTGCTCAGGCCTAATGTGGTCTGGTTCGGGGAGACTCTGGACTCAGACATCCTGACTCGCGTTGAAGAGGAACTAGACCTCTGTGACCTCTGCCTAGTG GTAGGTACGTCCTCCATAGTGTACCCAGCAGCCATGTTTGCTCCCCAGGTGGCGGCTAGAGGAATACCTGTAGCTGAATTTAACATGGAGGAAACACCCGCCACCATGCGCTTCAG gTTCCACTTCCAGGGCCCCTGTGGGACCACCCTGCCCCCTGCACTGGCACGCCACAACAATGAGCCCTGA
- the LOC106584069 gene encoding NAD-dependent protein deacylase sirtuin-5, mitochondrial isoform X1 has translation MSATFPRCYSKQDLQLNLMIVRQFSSRGVTSHLCARFKETQTRQVMARPSSDLAAFREVFSKAKHVAILTGAGVSAESGVPTFRGEGGFWRKWQAQDLATPGAFSQNPSRVWEFYHYRREVMLTKSPNSAHVAIAECEARLQKQGRRVTVITQNIDELHRRAGSTNILEIHGSLFKTRCMSCGHVGVNHKSPICAALEGKGAPDPNTSDAQIPPQDLPRCEQGGCSGLLRPNVVWFGETLDSDILTRVEEELDLCDLCLVVGTSSIVYPAAMFAPQVAARGIPVAEFNMEETPATMRFRFHFQGPCGTTLPPALARHNNEP, from the exons TTAAACCTGATGATTGTACGTCAGTTCAGCAGCAGAGGCGTCACCTCTCATCTGTGTGCCCGATTTAAAGAGACCCAGACAAGACAGGTCATGGCCAGACCCAGCTCAG ACCTAGCAGCGTTCCGAGAGGTGTTCTCGAAAGCCAAACACGTGGCCATCTTGACGGGAGCAGGGGTTAGTGCTGAGAGTGGGGTTCCAACCTTCAGAGGAGAAGGAGGCTTCTGGAGGAAATGGCAAGCCCAG GACCTGGCCACCCCTGGTGCGTTCAGTCAGAACCCGTCCAGGGTATGGGAGTTCTACCACTACCGCAGGGAGGTGATGCTGACGAAGAGCCCCAACTCGGCTCATGTGGCCATAGCAGAGTGTGAGGCCAGGCTGCAGAAACAGGGGCGCCGCGTCACCGTCATCACACAGAACATCGATGAGCTACATCGCCGAGCCGGATCCACCAACATCTTGGAGATACACG GCAGTTTGTTTAAAACCCGCTGTATGAGCTGTGGTCATGTTGGGGTTAACCACAAGAGCCCCATCTGTGCTGCCCTGGAGGGCAAAGG tgctccAGACCCCAACACCAGTGATGCTCAGATCCCTCCTCAAGACTTACCCAG GTGTGAGCAGGGTGGCTGTAGTGGTCTGCTCAGGCCTAATGTGGTCTGGTTCGGGGAGACTCTGGACTCAGACATCCTGACTCGCGTTGAAGAGGAACTAGACCTCTGTGACCTCTGCCTAGTG GTAGGTACGTCCTCCATAGTGTACCCAGCAGCCATGTTTGCTCCCCAGGTGGCGGCTAGAGGAATACCTGTAGCTGAATTTAACATGGAGGAAACACCCGCCACCATGCGCTTCAG gTTCCACTTCCAGGGCCCCTGTGGGACCACCCTGCCCCCTGCACTGGCACGCCACAACAATGAGCCCTGA